In Streptomyces capitiformicae, one genomic interval encodes:
- a CDS encoding AraC-like ligand-binding domain-containing protein, translating to MTLDFSTAPLEGRARLDYWREVVCTTFVQYEMDVPQPTSAGFRGRVTAQTLGDLGVARVVSDPHTVFRSPTLIRRSGEDDLLVNLAVQGCVTVSQQARDAVLRPGDFTVYDSARPCRIVCADPFELLVLKVPRPLFDAHCPLARDAMATTVPGDHGVGALFAPFFHSLTAHSAGLSPDAGARIGATLLELLATALSERTDSGARLGVPRAAHMDRARRYIIDHIADPDLSPAMVARALGISVRYLHAIFRAEDTSPSRWILQQRIDRAAGLLADPGRAGRSVTDIAYAVGFKDASHFTRAFKDRHGFSPREYRRRLAG from the coding sequence ATGACGCTCGACTTCTCCACGGCGCCACTCGAAGGCCGAGCTCGGCTCGACTACTGGCGTGAGGTGGTCTGCACGACGTTCGTCCAGTACGAGATGGACGTGCCGCAGCCCACGTCCGCCGGGTTCCGGGGCAGGGTCACGGCCCAGACGCTCGGAGACCTGGGCGTCGCGAGGGTGGTCTCCGACCCCCACACGGTGTTCCGGTCCCCGACGCTGATCCGGAGATCGGGCGAGGACGACCTCCTGGTCAACCTGGCCGTCCAGGGCTGTGTGACGGTCTCCCAGCAGGCGCGGGACGCGGTCTTGCGCCCAGGCGACTTCACCGTCTACGACAGTGCCCGGCCCTGCCGTATCGTCTGCGCCGACCCGTTCGAACTGCTGGTGCTGAAGGTGCCCAGGCCGCTGTTCGACGCGCACTGCCCGCTGGCGCGGGACGCGATGGCGACCACGGTGCCGGGCGACCACGGGGTGGGCGCGCTCTTCGCGCCCTTCTTCCACTCTCTGACCGCCCACTCCGCCGGTCTGTCTCCCGACGCGGGGGCACGGATCGGCGCCACGCTGCTGGAGCTGCTGGCCACAGCTCTGTCCGAGCGAACCGATTCAGGCGCCCGGCTCGGTGTACCCAGAGCAGCCCATATGGACCGCGCCCGCCGGTACATCATCGACCACATCGCCGACCCCGACCTGTCGCCCGCCATGGTCGCCCGGGCGCTGGGAATCTCCGTCCGCTACCTGCACGCGATCTTCAGAGCCGAGGACACCTCACCGTCTCGCTGGATCCTGCAACAGCGGATCGACAGGGCCGCCGGGCTGCTCGCCGACCCGGGCCGGGCGGGCCGCAGTGTCACGGACATCGCCTACGCCGTCGGCTTCAAGGACGCCTCGCACTTCACCCGCGCCTTCAAGGACCGCCACGGGTTCAGCCCGCGCGAGTACCGCAGAAGGCTCGCGGGCTGA